The proteins below are encoded in one region of Metallibacterium scheffleri:
- the prmB gene encoding 50S ribosomal protein L3 N(5)-glutamine methyltransferase — protein MTDALTTLLDFIRYAASRFDAAGLTFGHSHDNALDEATHLVLASLHLPPDLPPTYALAHLTQAERLHLLALIERRISERIPVAYLVGEAWFAGLKFKSDARALVPRSPIAELIENGFVPWLDGREVTRALDLCAGSGCIGIAMAAHNPDWQVDLVDISDAALALARENIVFQHVEDRVHALKSDLFAALAGQRYDLIVSNPPYVTEAEYAAMPGEYAHEPRLGLTAGKDGLDMALRILSDAPAHLNPDGLLIVEVGESERALGQLLPKLPLVWLDFKVGPMGVFAIERTTLLEHAAVIRSAAAARR, from the coding sequence GTGACCGACGCGCTCACCACCTTGCTTGATTTCATCCGCTACGCGGCAAGCCGCTTCGATGCGGCCGGGCTCACCTTCGGCCACAGTCACGACAACGCACTCGACGAAGCCACGCATCTGGTGCTGGCCAGCCTGCACCTGCCGCCGGACCTGCCGCCGACGTATGCCCTGGCGCATCTGACCCAGGCCGAACGCCTGCATCTGCTGGCGCTGATCGAACGCCGCATCAGCGAGCGCATCCCGGTTGCGTATCTGGTCGGCGAGGCCTGGTTCGCCGGACTCAAGTTCAAGTCCGATGCGCGCGCGCTGGTGCCGCGCTCGCCGATCGCCGAACTCATCGAGAATGGTTTCGTGCCCTGGCTGGACGGGCGTGAGGTCACGCGCGCGCTGGACCTGTGCGCCGGCTCGGGGTGCATCGGCATCGCCATGGCCGCGCACAACCCGGACTGGCAGGTGGATCTGGTCGACATCAGCGACGCCGCGTTGGCGCTGGCGCGCGAGAACATCGTCTTCCAGCATGTCGAAGACCGCGTGCATGCACTCAAGTCCGATCTGTTCGCCGCGCTGGCCGGGCAGCGGTACGACCTGATCGTGTCCAATCCACCCTACGTCACCGAGGCCGAATACGCCGCCATGCCCGGCGAGTATGCGCACGAACCCAGACTCGGCCTGACCGCCGGCAAGGATGGCCTCGACATGGCGCTGCGCATCCTGAGCGATGCGCCCGCGCACCTGAATCCGGATGGCCTGCTGATCGTCGAAGTTGGCGAGAGCGAACGCGCACTGGGGCAGTTGCTGCCCAAGCTGCCGTTGGTCTGGCTGGATTTCAAGGTCGGCCCGATGGGCGTATTCGCCATCGAGCGCACCACGCTGCTCGAGCACGCCGCCGTC